A stretch of the Uranotaenia lowii strain MFRU-FL chromosome 3, ASM2978415v1, whole genome shotgun sequence genome encodes the following:
- the LOC129752827 gene encoding uncharacterized protein LOC129752827, giving the protein MEREFQPKTGTGPEADNDTTIVDQNSSCVACSKPDSFDDMVACDLCDSWWHQCCAGVTKSIKDRDWTCPRCLPVPSRANSIRSTSTVRKALLELKLQRLEEEKDLKRKQFEVKRKQFEVEQKQFEIELDQKCLDEKYRLLEAAAVDDDIDSEGSRQEYHRRRQRTEDWVSSRTSNVSERLEGAVGGVDEGRTDAQPIEAEQIQQVNSVVRELNSKVANCQKEPDPLYANLKVILKACQIQNNASVSGTPYTGTVPKSTRMLAPPIAPRTFEQYERREENVFPDSTEYSMQNQCSYRKHPQVEPGYNAPVPQHIAPERDVMPSNLTPSPQAGLSGNRIQHSSIVLSTPSASQIAARQALSRDLPIFSGNPADWPVFIANYNYTTEACGFNCGENMIRLQRCLKGPAYEAVRSKLVIPSLVPAVIDALEMRFGRPELLIETFINNVKSTTPPRADRLETLIDFGEKVQTLCDHIIAAELTDHLANPQLMKDLVEKLPPDYRMKWAEFREPLAKVNLQTFREFMNRIVKNAYRVTGARSIVEEVKSVKRDRGKNPNRIYVHTETGGSDPGRLNTPAAKEQKPIECAVCKKLNHRARECKTFEALSVEDRWKRVKDFGLCFTCLFRHGRRPCKNTKRCEVNGCEKRHHPLLHSDQKPQKPPTTTVETLNAAMNHQTAGSTPSLFYRIVPVTVHQGERSIDTFAFVDEGSSVSMLNTDLADKLGLQGRKKPLCITWTSQVTRTEQNSRRVSFEISALGKPKRFRMSNVSTIESLDLPVQSLPISDLQKRYPHFRGVLVVGYQNAVPEILIGVDHLRLVVPLKVREGSKGEPIIVKTRLGWNVYGGQRNSMPFALNFHQCECNCDVNLEDSIKKYFAVEETGVKPTLYQGSEEDARAMSILKNTTIQVDGRYESGLLWKHDMVELPDSRPMALRRLECFERKLQRNPQLKANVEQQIDEYLKKGYAHRATEAELAAADPRKTWYLPLNVVTNPRKPGKYRLVWDAAATVKGVALNTMLLKGPDLLTSLPAVLFRFRQHTIGVSADIKEMYHQVRIRKADRDAQRFLWRRNPTDEPEVFIMDVATFGSASSPATAQYVKNTNALQFRDEAPRAVAEIVDGHYVDDFVSSFPTIQEAQQISAKVKEIHQKGGFELRNFCSNSPELLTYLNEQAETTTKVLGVDKNDDTERVLGMMWVTTNDTLQFSTTMSADIQKLVKENTKPTKREVLRCVMTLFDPLGILSPYLVHGKVLIQELWRSGVGWDEQISDCSFQRWLKWIDIVDRINDIKIPRYYFGNFETPGTIEIHTFVDASEVAYACVTYFRRINEDGTINVALVSAKTKVAPLKPMTIPRMELMACVIGTRQAQFVVNGHSFSFTRRLFWSDSNTALSWINSDPMKFQQFVRFRVGEILESTQRQEWRWVPTKLNPADEATKWGVGPYFSDSSIWFRGPEFLYQEEELWPTRKALSEPTEELRHCNMHAESIRLEDPIDVGRFSRWSKVLRVTAYMYRFSRNSRKNSVRNFDNLTQEELLLAENCLIRMIQRDTYPEDLKILKENSELPRQKWKALPKTSKLEQLSPVLDEFGILRVDSRIVAAKRVSKETKYPIILPGKHVLTELIIDSYHRKFLHRFDETTVNEIRQKYHIQKLRSLVKKISKRCGICKIRRAQPVVPRMAALPPARLSPFERPFSYVGVDYFGPIHVKVGRSQVKRWIAIFTCLTVRAVHVEVAYNLSTESCVMCVRRFIARRGFPIEIYSDNATNFQGAERLLFEQINNKLATTFTSTTTSWFFIPPGAPHMGGAWERMVRSVKTALYAACENELLDDEALYTFLVDAELIINSRPLTYMPLNSETEEALTPNHLILGSSNGVRQPTIPEECTHDLLKRAWTKVQKKLDQFWRRWVLEYLPTLTKRTKWFNETRDIAVGDVVLIVNEGKRNSWERGLIVELIAASDGRIRQAWVRTGNGVYRKPIAKLAILEVSSQDGGSRELPDCERGSIVSNDEGVNEDSGSDETEASRRFHRGENVGKLATVPVRGCSKVAEK; this is encoded by the coding sequence ATGGAACGAGAATTTCAACCCAAGACCGGAACTGGTCCGGAAGCTGACAACGACACCACTATTGTCGATCAAAACTCCAGCTGCGTGGCTTGCAGCAAACCAGACAGCTTTGACGATATGGTTGCCTGCGACTTGTGTGATTCCTGGTGGCATCAGTGTTGCGCGGGAGTAACCAAGTCAATTAAGGACCGTGATTGGACATGCCCCAGATGTTTGCCGGTTCCAAGTCGAGCAAACTCGATCAGATCCACTTCGACGGTGCGTAAGGCCCTCCTCGAACTTAAATTGCAACGACTCGAGGAAGAGAAGGATTTGAAACGGAAGCAGTTCGAAGTGAAACGGAAGCAGTTCGAAGTAGAACAGAAGCAGTTCGAAATTGAGCTAGATCAAAAGTGTTTAGACGAAAAATATCGTCTGCTGGAAGCTGCCGCGGTCGATGATGACATTGACAGCGAAGGAAGCCGCCAAGAATATCACCGTAGACGGCAACGAACGGAGGACTGGGTGTCCAGCAGAACAAGCAACGTTTCGGAAAGGCTCGAAGGAGCTGTTGGTGGTGTCGACGAGGGGCGTACCGACGCCCAGCCGATTGAAGCTGAACAGATTCAGCAAGTAAATAGTGTTGTTCGCGAGCTCAATAGCAAGGTGGCAAACTGCCAGAAGGAGCCGGATCCATTGTATGCGAACTTGAAAGTTATCCTGAAGGCGtgccaaattcaaaataacgcTTCAGTGAGTGGCACACCCTACACAGGCACAGTGCCAAAAAGCACCCGAATGCTGGCTCCGCCGATTGCTCCTCGTACATTCGAGCAGTATGAGCGTCGAGAAGAAAATGTCTTTCCTGACAGCACGGAATATTCTATGCAGAACCAATGTAGTTATCGGAAACATCCGCAGGTGGAACCCGGATATAACGCACCGGTGCCGCAACACATAGCACCCGAACGTGATGTAATGCCAAGCAATTTGACACCCTCGCCACAGGCAGGCTTGTCTGGCAATCGAATTCAACATTCGTCAATTGTTTTGAGCACACCATCGGCATCGCAGATTGCTGCCAGGCAGGCACTTTCGCGAGACCTCCCAATATTTTCCGGCAATCCAGCTGATTGGCCGGTGTTTATCGCCAACTACAATTATACCACAGAGGCGTGTGGTTTCAACTGTGGAGAAAATATGATCCGCTTACAGCGTTGTCTGAAAGGTCCTGCCTACGAGGCAGTCAGAAGCAAGCTAGTCATACCGTCATTGGTTCCTGCGGTTATCGACGCGTTAGAGATGCGGTTTGGGCGTCCCGAACTGTTGATCGAGACTTTCATCAACAATGTGAAATCTACGACGCCACCCAGAGCGGATCGTTTGGAAACCCTAATAGATTTTGGGGAGAAGGTGCAGACTCTTTGCGACCACATAATTGCTGCTGAACTGACTGATCATTTGGCCAACCCGCAATTGATGAAGGATCTAGTTGAAAAATTGCCTCCTGACTACAGAATGAAGTGGGCTGAATTCCGTGAGCCACTGGCGAAAGTAAATTTGCAAACGTTCCGAGAATTTATGAACCGGATTGTCAAGAACGCTTACCGTGTAACTGGTGCAAGGTCGATTGTTGAGGAGGTGAAATCAGTGAAGCGCGACCGAGGAAAGAATCCAAATCGCATTTACGTGCATACCGAAACCGGGGGGAGCGATCCCGGCCGATTGAATACACCCGCTGCTAAGGAGCAGAAACCAATCGAATGTGCTGTTTGCAAGAAACTTAATCACCGAGCCAGGGAGTGTAAAACATTTGAAGCGCTATCCGTAGAAGATCGCTGGAAACGTGTGAAGGATTTTGGTCTCTGTTTTACGTGCCTTTTTAGACATGGACGTCGACCATGCAAAAACACTAAACGCTGCGAAGTCAACGGCTGTGAGAAACGGCATCACCCGTTATTGCACTCCGATCAGAAACCCCAAAAGCCACCTACGACGACCGTGGAAACGCTAAACGCTGCTATGAATCATCAGACGGCTGGTTCTACTCCATCACTGTTTTACCGCATCGTACCTGTAACGGTCCATCAAGGTGAACGATCCATCGACACTTTCGCCTTTGTCGATGAGGGGTCGTCTGTTAGTATGCTAAATACCGATCTGGCTGACAAGCTTGGTTTGCAAGGACGCAAGAAGCCACTTTGTATCACGTGGACGTCACAAGTAACAAGAACAGAACAAAACTCCCGTCGAGTGTCTTTTGAAATCTCCGCATTGGGTAAACCGAAAAGATTCCGAATGTCCAATGTGAGTACCATCGAGTCTTTGGATCTTCCAGTTCAAAGCCTACCCATCAGCGACTTGCAGAAACGATACCCACACTTTCGAGGTGTTCTGGTTGTGGGCTACCAGAATGCAGTGCCAGAGATACTGATTGGCGTGGACCATCTGAGATTGGTCGTGCCACTCAAAGTTCGAGAAGGAAGTAAAGGAGAACCAATCATCGTTAAAACTCGGCTGGGTTGGAACGTGTATGgaggacaacgaaattcgatgCCTTTCGCGTTGAACTTTCACCAGTGCGAATGTAATTGCGACGTGAATCTTGAGGATTCAATCAAAAAGTATTTTGCAGTCGAAGAAACAGGAGTTAAACCCACCTTGTATCAGGGGTCAGAAGAAGATGCCCGTGCGATGTCTATTTTGAAAAACACCACAATCCAAGTGGACGGTCGCTATGAATCGGGACTATTGTGGAAACACGACATGGTTGAACTTCCCGATAGTCGCCCGATGGCACTCCGACGGTTAGAGTGTTTCGAAAGGAAGCTCCAAAGAAATCCACAATTGAAAGCTAATGTTGAGCAACAAATCGACGAATACCTGAAAAAGGGTTATGCGCATCGCGCCACCGAAGCCGAGCTGGCAGCAGCGGATCCGCGGAAGACGTGGTATCTGCCACTCAATGTTGTGACCAACCCCAGGAAGCCGGGGAAATACCGCCTAGTTTGGGACGCTGCCGCCACTGTGAAGGGCGTCGCCCTGAACACGATGCTGTTAAAAGGCCCGGACCTCCTGACGTCATTACCGGCAGTCCTATTTCGTTTCCGGCAGCACACGATCGGCGTGAGCGCCGATATAAAagaaatgtatcaccaagtgcGGATCCGCAAGGCGGATCGAGATGCCCAGCGATTCCTCTGGCGTAGGAATCCAACCGATGAGCCGGAAGTGTTTATAATGGATGTGGCCACTTTCGGGTCGGCTAGTTCCCCAGCAACGGCCCAATATGTGAAAAACACCAATGCTCTCCAATTCCGAGATGAAGCACCGAGAGCAGTCGCTGAGATTGTTGATGGGCATTATGTTGACGACTTTGTAAGCAGTTTTCCGACCATTCAAGAGGCACAGCAAATTTCGGCGAAGGTGAAGGAAATCCACCAGAAAGGTGGTTTCGAGCTGCGAAACTTTTGCTCCAACAGTCCGGAATTGTTGACATATCTGAACGAACAAGCTGAGACAACAACAAAGGTTCTTGGTGTTGATAAAAACGACGATACTGAGAGAGTGTTGGGTATGATGTGGGTGACAACAAACGACACTCTCCAATTTTCCACCACGATGAGCGCGGATATTCAAAAACTGGTTAAAGAGAACACAAAACCAACGAAGCGTGAAGTTTTGAGGTGCGTAATGACGCTTTTCGATCCGCTGGGCATACTGTCTCCGTATCTGGTCCACGGAAAAGTTCTGATCCAAGAGTTGTGGCGCTCTGGTGTAGGATGGGACGAGCAGATTAGTGATTGTAGCTTCCAGCGGTGGCTCAAATGGATCGATATTGTGGATCGAATCAACGACATCAAGATACCTCGCTATTATTTCGGCAATTTTGAAACGCCCGGCACCATTGAGATCCACACATTCGTGGACGCGAGTGAGGTGGCTTACGCTTGTGTGACGTATTTCCGACGAATAAACGAAGATGGTACAATCAATGTGGCTTTAGTATCGGCGAAAACGAAGGTGGCTCCTCTGAAGCCCATGACAATACCACGGATGGAGTTGATGGCGTGCGTGATCGGGACGAGGCAGGCTCAGTTCGTCGTAAATGGGCATTCCTTCTCCTTTACGAGGCGGTTATTCTGGAGTGATTCTAACACAGCCCTCAGTTGGATTAATTCCGACCCCATGAAGTTTCAACAGTTCGTTCGTTTTCGTGTGGGAGAAATTTTGGAGTCAACGCAGCGACAAGAATGGCGATGGGTTCCGACGAAATTGAACCCAGCAGACGAAGCAACTAAGTGGGGTGTGGGTCCTTACTTTTCGGATTCCAGCATCTGGTTTCGAGGCCCAGAGTTTTTGTATCAGGAAGAAGAACTGTGGCCAACAAGGAAAGCATTAAGTGAACCAACCGAAGAACTTCGTCATTGCAACATGCATGCAGAATCAATCCGCTTAGAAGACCCGATCGATGTGGGAAGATTTTCGCGATGGAGCAAGGTGCTGCGAGTGACGGCATACATGTATCGATTCTCACGAAACTCGAGGAAGAACAGTGTTCGCAATTTTGATAACTTGACCCAAGAAGAATTGCTTCTCGCAGAAAATTGCCTTATTAGAATGATTCAACGTGATACGTATCCGGAAGACTTGAAGATACTCAAAGAAAACTCCGAACTCCCAAGACAGAAATGGAAGGCTTTACCGAAAACCAGCAAACTTGAACAACTTTCGCCGGTCCTAGATGAGTTCGGGATTCTCCGTGTGGATAGTCGGATCGTAGCTGCTAAACGTGTTTCAAAGGAAACAAAATACCCCATCATATTGCCAGGTAAACACGTACTTACCGAACTGATAATTGATAGTTATCATCGTAAATTTCTGCACCGATTTGATGAGACTACGGTCAACGAAATCCGACAGAAATATCACATCCAGAAACTTCGATCCTTGGTGAAAAAGATCTCCAAAAGGTGCGGAATATGTAAGATTCGTCGTGCTCAACCAGTGGTGCCCAGGATGGCGGCACTCCCTCCGGCTAGATTGTCTCCATTTGAACGGCCATTCAGTTATGTTGGAGTGGACTACTTTGGACCCATCCATGTGAAGGTTGGACGTAGCCAAGTAAAGCGGTGGATAGCGATCTTCACGTGCCTCACTGTCCGTGCAGTACATGTCGAGGTAGCGTACAACTTGTCCACGGAATCCTGTGTGATGTGTGTTCGGCGTTTCATCGCTCGAAGAGGGTTTCCGATAGAGATCTACAGCGATAACGCTACGAATTTTCAAGGAGCCGAACGACTGCTGTTTGAACAAATCAACAATAAGTTAGCTACCACTTTCACCAGCACAACGACATCATGGTTCTTCATCCCCCCTGGCGCCCCCCACATGGGTGGTGCCTGGGAGAGAATGGTCCGATCGGTGAAGACGGCTCTGTATGCTGCTTGCGAGAACGAGTTGTTAGATGATGAAGCCCTTTACACTTTTCTGGTCGACGCAGAGTTAATAATTAACAGCAGGCCACTTACATATATGCCGTTGAACTCAGAAACCGAAGAAGCATTGACGCCTAATCATTTGATCTTGGGAAGCTCAAATGGTGTGCGACAGCCTACGATTCCGGAAGAATGTACCCACGATCTCCTGAAGCGAGCATGGACTAAGGTGCAGAAGAAACTCGACCAGTTCTGGCGAAGGTGGGTTTTGGAGTACCTGCCAACACTGACCAAACGTACCAAGTGGTTCAATGAAACGAGAGATATTGCTGTCGGAGATGTGGTACTCATAGTCAACGAAGGAAAGCGGAATTCCTGGGAGCGAGGGTTGATCGTGGAACTTATTGCTGCATCGGATGGACGGATTCGACAAGCCTGGGTTCGAACGGGCAATGGTGTGTATCGGAAGCCGATTGCTAAGCTAGCAATCCTTGAAGTGTCGTCTCAAGATGGTGGTTCCAGAGAGTTGCCTGACTGCGAAAGGGGCTCCATAGTGAGCAACGATGAAGGCGTGAACGAGGATTCCGGAAGTGATGAAACCGAGGCCAGCCGTAGGTTCCATCGGGGGGAGAATGTTGGAAAACTGGCCACCGTGCCAGTCCGCGGTTGTTCAAAAGTCGCTGAGAAATAA